GTGCCCCCATGAGCACGGAAGAGCTGAGCCTGCGTCGGATCCGACCCACGGATGACGTGGCGGTCGCCGCCATCATCCGCGCCGTGATGCCCGAATTCGGCGCGGACGGCCCGGGGTTCGCCATCCACGACGTGGAAGTCGACGGGATGAGCGCCGCCTATTCGCGTCCCCGTCACGCCTACTTCGTCATCGAGCGGGCGGGACGCCTCCTGGGAGGCGGCGGCATCGCGCCCCTGGAGGGTGGCGACCCCGGCGTGTGCGAGCTGCGCAAGATGTACTTCCTCCCGGAGGCCCGGGGTCTGGGAGCGGGCGAGCGCCTGCTGCGCCACTGCCTCGACTTCGCTCGCGAGGCGGGCTTCCAGCGCTGCTACCTGGAGACGCTCGCGTCGATGAAGCAGGCCCAGAAGCTCTACCGTCGGCTCGGGTTCGAAGCGCTGTGCGCCCCCATGGGCAGCACGGGCCACTTCGGCTGCGACCACTGGTACGCGCTGGACCTCACGAAGCCGCCCGCCTGATTCGCGAGCGGCCGGCCCCGCCTCTCGGCC
This region of Myxococcus stipitatus genomic DNA includes:
- a CDS encoding GNAT family N-acetyltransferase, with protein sequence MSTEELSLRRIRPTDDVAVAAIIRAVMPEFGADGPGFAIHDVEVDGMSAAYSRPRHAYFVIERAGRLLGGGGIAPLEGGDPGVCELRKMYFLPEARGLGAGERLLRHCLDFAREAGFQRCYLETLASMKQAQKLYRRLGFEALCAPMGSTGHFGCDHWYALDLTKPPA